A region of Apus apus isolate bApuApu2 chromosome 14, bApuApu2.pri.cur, whole genome shotgun sequence DNA encodes the following proteins:
- the SOX8 gene encoding transcription factor SOX-8: MLNMTEEHDKALEAPCSPAGTTSSMSHVDSDSDSPLSPAGSEGLGCASAPAPRPPGSAPLGAKVDAAEVDERFPACIRDAVSQVLKGYDWSLVPMPVRGNGSLKAKPHVKRPMNAFMVWAQAARRKLADQYPHLHNAELSKTLGKLWRLLSENEKRPFVEEAERLRVQHKKDHPDYKYQPRRRKSVKAGQSDSDSGAELSHHAGTQIYKADSGLGGMADSHHHGDHTGQTHGPPTPPTTPKTDLHHGSKQELKHEGRRLVESGRQNIDFSNVDISELSSEVINNMETFDVHEFDQYLPLNGHAAMPADHGPNATAGSYGASYSHSATGTGGTNQVWTHKSPASASPSSADSGQQRPHIKTEQLSPSHYSDQSHGSPAHSDYGSYSAQACATTASPATAAASFSSSQCDYTDLQSSNYYNPYPGYPSSIYQYPYFHSSRRPYATPILNGLSIPPAHSPTANWDQPVYTTLTRP; the protein is encoded by the exons ATGCTCAACATGACCGAGGAGCACGACAAAGCGCTGGAGGCTCCGTGCAGCCCCGCGGGCAccaccagctccatgtcccACGTGGACTCGGACTCCGATTCGCCGCTTTCCCCCGCCGGTTCCGAGGGTCTGGGCTGCGCctccgcccccgccccgcgcccgcccggcTCCGCTCCGCTGGGCGCTAAGGTGGACGCGGCCGAGGTGGACGAGCGGTTCCCCGCCTGCATCCGCGACGCCGTCTCGCAGGTGCTGAAGGGCTACGACTGGAGCCTGGTGCCGATGCCCGTCCGCGGCAACGGATCGCTCAAGGCCAAGCCGCACGTCAAGCGGCCCATGAACGCCTTCATGGTGTGGGCGCAGGCCGCCCGCAGGAAACTGGCTGACCAGTACCCGCATCTGCACAACGCCGAGCTCAGCAAGACCCTGGGCAAGCTCTGGCG TTTGTTGAGCGAAAACGAGAAACGTCCCTTTGTGGAAGAAGCTGAGCGTCTCAGGGTCCAGCACAAAAAGGATCACCCGGATTATAAATACCAGCCCCGGAGGAGGAAAAGTGTAAAAGCTGGGCAGAGTGACTCCGACTCGGGCGCCGAGCTCAGCCACCACGCGGGCACCCAGATCTACAAAGCAGACAGTGGGCTGGGGGGCATGGCTGATTCCCACCACCACGGTGATCACACAG GCCAGACCCATGGGCCACCCACCCCACCTACCACCCCCAAAACCGACCTCCACCATGGCAGCAAGCAGGAGCTGAAGCACGAGGGCCGCCGCCTCGTGGAGAGCGGCCGCCAGAACATTGACTTCAGCAACGTGGACATCTCAGAGCTGAGCAGCGAGGTCATCAACAACATGGAGACCTTTGATGTGCACGAGTTTGACCAGTACCTCCCGCTCAACGGCCACGCTGCCATGCCAGCCGACCACGGCCCCAACGCCACGGCTGGCTCCTACGGCGCGTCCTACTCCCACTCAGCCACGGGCACTGGCGGGACCAACCAGGTCTGGACTCACAAAAGCCCGGCCTCGGCATCACCTTCATCTGCTGACTCGGGCCAGCAAAGGCCACACATCAAAACGGAGCAGCTGAGCCCCAGCCACTACAGCGACCAGTCCCACGGCTCCCCCGCGCACTCCGACTACGGCTCCTACAGCGCCCAGGCCTGCGCCACCACCGCCTCCCCCGCCACGGCCGCCgcctccttctccagctcccagtGCGACTACACGGACCTCCAGAGCTCCAACTACTACAACCCCTACCCTGGCTATCCCTCCAGCATTTACCAGTATCCCTATTTCCACTCCTCCCGTCGTCCCTATGCGACGCCCATCCTCAACGGCTTGTCCATCCCACCGGCCCACAGCCCCACCGCTAACTGGGACCAGCCGGTCTATACAACCCTGACCAGGCCTTAA